The Sporomusa termitida genome has a window encoding:
- a CDS encoding DUF881 domain-containing protein yields MLPIKQGQFAIALVCVVLGVMLAVQFRTTQDIRSSIPYQRVEDLSQRLSQTEKERDALINQVQELKRTSGAEAASKELERVRMGAGVIAVEGPGIIVTIDDSKRPSKPGENPNLYLIHDDDILKVINELWAAGAEAISINEQRLIASSEVRCAGPTLSVNNSRYSPPYEVRVIGEPTTLENALKMRGGVIETLQFWGIQVTIKKQDDVKVPAYKGAFRFEFAKPLKEGGN; encoded by the coding sequence TTGCTACCTATCAAACAAGGGCAGTTTGCAATTGCCCTGGTCTGTGTTGTGCTGGGTGTTATGCTGGCGGTACAATTCCGTACTACCCAGGATATTAGATCAAGCATCCCCTATCAGCGGGTAGAGGATTTATCCCAGCGTTTAAGCCAGACCGAAAAAGAACGGGACGCGTTAATCAATCAGGTCCAGGAGCTTAAGCGCACTTCCGGGGCTGAGGCCGCGTCCAAGGAATTGGAAAGGGTGAGGATGGGAGCTGGCGTAATAGCTGTTGAAGGACCTGGTATTATTGTAACTATTGATGACAGCAAGCGTCCTTCCAAACCCGGTGAAAATCCTAATTTATACCTGATTCATGATGACGATATATTAAAGGTAATTAATGAATTGTGGGCTGCAGGGGCGGAGGCCATCTCTATTAATGAGCAGCGGCTTATCGCCAGCTCAGAGGTCCGGTGTGCCGGTCCGACCCTGTCGGTTAACAATTCACGCTATTCACCGCCGTATGAGGTCAGGGTTATCGGCGAGCCGACGACACTGGAAAATGCGCTTAAAATGCGCGGTGGTGTCATTGAGACCCTGCAGTTTTGGGGTATTCAGGTAACGATAAAAAAACAGGATGATGTAAAAGTCCCGGCGTATAAGGGCGCTTTCCGGTTTGAGTTTGCTAAGCCGCTTAAGGAAGGTGGTAACTAA
- the sigG gene encoding RNA polymerase sporulation sigma factor SigG gives MIINKVEICGVNTAKLPVLSATKMRELFEVMQAGERAAREQLIYSNLRLVLSVIQRFNNRGEYVDDLFQVGCIGLMKAIDNFDLSQNVKFSTYAVPMIIGEIRRYLRDNNPIRVSRSMRDIAYKALQVRDSLVSRFSREPSINEIADELKVPREEIIFALDAIQEPISLFEPIYHDGGDPIFVMDQISDDKHLDLSWLEGVAIKEALRKLSEREKHILTLRFFEGKTQMEVAEEIGISQAQVSRLEKAALGHMRKYI, from the coding sequence ATGATAATCAATAAGGTAGAGATATGTGGTGTAAATACAGCAAAGCTCCCGGTGCTTTCTGCCACTAAAATGCGTGAGCTGTTTGAGGTAATGCAAGCCGGTGAGAGAGCGGCACGGGAACAGTTGATTTATAGCAACCTGCGTTTAGTTCTTAGTGTCATTCAGCGGTTTAACAACCGGGGCGAATATGTAGACGACTTATTTCAGGTTGGTTGTATTGGCCTAATGAAAGCAATAGACAATTTTGATTTATCCCAGAATGTTAAGTTCTCTACTTATGCAGTCCCCATGATTATCGGCGAAATCCGGCGTTACCTGCGAGATAACAATCCTATCAGGGTAAGCCGGTCAATGCGGGATATTGCTTATAAGGCCTTGCAGGTCCGGGATTCATTAGTAAGCCGGTTTTCACGGGAGCCATCGATCAATGAGATTGCCGACGAGCTCAAAGTCCCGCGGGAGGAAATCATCTTTGCCCTGGATGCGATTCAGGAGCCCATCTCGCTGTTTGAGCCGATTTATCATGATGGCGGGGATCCGATCTTTGTTATGGATCAGATTAGCGATGATAAACATCTTGACTTAAGCTGGCTTGAAGGAGTGGCGATTAAAGAAGCCCTGCGCAAGCTAAGCGAGCGGGAGAAGCATATCCTTACCCTCAGATTTTTTGAAGGCAAAACACAGATGGAGGTTGCCGAAGAGATCGGTATATCTCAGGCGCAGGTGTCCCGGCTGGAGAAAGCTGCTTTAGGACATATGCGCAAATATA
- a CDS encoding D-alanine--D-alanine ligase family protein, whose product MKNKKIAVVMGGPSAEREVSLNTGGAILGALQEKGYQAIGIDLNPRNFVEQLKNNKIDVVFNAVHGLYGEDGLLQGTLDMLGIPYTGSGVLASAAAMDKAVTKRLFVAAGIPTPRSRLYSKQETGGDLLSEIQGEFGVPVVIKSAAQGSSIGVTIVEDPADIDDAITEAFKFSDHIVVEEFINGKELTVAILGTDRPEALPVIEIVPESGRYDYRAKYTKGATQYIVPARLAVETTGRVQQVALAAYKLLNCRGIGRVDVMLDQSNHPYVLEINTIPGMTATSLVPKAAAAVGIHFADLCERILLTTVD is encoded by the coding sequence TTGAAGAATAAGAAAATTGCCGTTGTCATGGGCGGCCCTTCTGCTGAGCGTGAGGTATCATTAAACACCGGGGGCGCTATTTTAGGAGCACTGCAGGAAAAAGGGTATCAGGCCATCGGGATTGACCTAAACCCCCGTAATTTTGTCGAACAATTAAAAAACAATAAAATTGATGTGGTGTTTAATGCTGTCCATGGCCTCTATGGTGAAGACGGACTCCTGCAAGGAACACTGGACATGTTAGGGATACCCTATACCGGTTCGGGGGTGCTGGCCAGCGCTGCTGCCATGGATAAAGCAGTAACAAAACGATTGTTTGTGGCCGCCGGGATCCCCACGCCCCGCTCACGGCTTTACAGCAAGCAGGAGACCGGGGGGGATTTGCTTAGTGAGATTCAAGGCGAATTTGGCGTGCCGGTAGTTATTAAGTCAGCTGCGCAAGGTTCGAGTATTGGGGTTACCATTGTGGAAGACCCTGCCGATATTGATGATGCGATAACAGAAGCTTTTAAGTTTAGCGACCATATTGTTGTTGAGGAATTCATCAACGGCAAAGAATTGACTGTCGCAATCTTAGGAACCGACCGGCCGGAGGCACTCCCGGTCATAGAAATTGTACCAGAATCAGGCCGTTATGATTACAGGGCAAAATATACCAAAGGCGCTACCCAGTATATTGTTCCCGCCCGTCTGGCAGTGGAGACTACCGGCCGCGTTCAGCAAGTAGCGCTTGCAGCCTATAAGCTGTTAAACTGCCGCGGGATTGGTCGTGTTGATGTTATGCTTGATCAGTCTAACCATCCTTACGTACTGGAAATTAATACGATACCGGGCATGACAGCTACCAGCCTGGTACCTAAGGCTGCTGCGGCCGTTGGTATTCATTTTGCTGATTTATGTGAGCGGATTCTCCTGACAACCGTTGATTAG
- a CDS encoding small basic family protein: MVLPITGLIIGIVIGVVFPITVPLEYAKFMSVALLASLDSVFGGLRAGIEEKFDNTVFITGFFTNALLAAGLVYIGDRLGIDLYYVSLLAFGLRIFQNLAIIRRYFLKK, translated from the coding sequence ATGGTTTTACCTATTACCGGTTTGATTATAGGTATAGTTATAGGTGTCGTTTTTCCTATTACGGTGCCGCTGGAATATGCAAAATTTATGTCGGTGGCGCTATTGGCATCATTAGACTCGGTTTTTGGCGGCCTGAGGGCCGGCATTGAGGAAAAATTCGATAATACAGTGTTTATAACCGGTTTTTTCACAAATGCATTATTAGCTGCCGGCTTAGTTTATATAGGCGACCGGCTGGGCATTGACTTATATTATGTTTCACTTTTAGCATTTGGCTTGAGAATATTCCAGAATCTAGCAATTATTCGTCGGTATTTTTTGAAAAAATAG
- the sigE gene encoding RNA polymerase sporulation sigma factor SigE has translation MRITWPIVRLYLKLKVISFLQRIGWLKPDEVFYVGSAEILPPPLSGDEEIFLLSRLQKGDKSVKSVFIERNLRLVVYIARKFENTGVSVEDLVSIGTIGLIKAVNTFDPIKKIKLATYASRCIENEILMYLRRNSKTRAEVSFDEPLNIDWDGNELLLSDVLGTENDIIYKSVEEEVDKTLLYTAMSKLSGRERRIMELRFGLNDDGNERTQKEVADLLGISQSYISRLEKRIIKRLRKEISRME, from the coding sequence ATGCGCATTACCTGGCCAATAGTCAGATTATACCTTAAGCTTAAGGTAATTTCATTTCTTCAACGTATAGGCTGGCTTAAGCCAGACGAGGTATTTTATGTAGGCAGTGCAGAGATTTTACCGCCGCCGTTATCCGGTGACGAAGAAATATTTTTGCTTAGCCGCTTGCAAAAAGGCGATAAGTCTGTCAAAAGTGTCTTTATTGAGCGTAACCTCCGGCTGGTTGTTTATATAGCACGTAAGTTTGAGAATACGGGGGTAAGTGTCGAAGATTTGGTCAGTATTGGTACAATCGGACTCATAAAAGCGGTAAATACCTTTGATCCTATTAAAAAGATTAAACTCGCTACCTATGCATCGCGTTGTATTGAGAATGAAATTTTAATGTATCTGCGCCGCAATAGTAAGACCCGGGCTGAGGTATCCTTTGATGAGCCGCTCAATATTGATTGGGATGGTAATGAGTTATTACTGTCTGATGTATTAGGAACAGAGAATGATATTATTTATAAGTCAGTCGAGGAAGAGGTTGATAAAACCTTATTATACACCGCCATGAGTAAGCTGTCAGGACGGGAACGGCGTATTATGGAGCTTAGGTTTGGTCTTAATGATGACGGCAACGAACGTACACAAAAAGAGGTTGCAGATTTGCTGGGGATATCCCAGTCGTACATCTCTCGCCTGGAAAAGAGAATAATTAAGCGTTTGCGCAAAGAAATCAGCCGTATGGAATAA
- the ftsA gene encoding cell division protein FtsA, which translates to MDKKNILAIDVGTGMVKVLAGRQEANGRIQLFGSGAAPTAGFAKGVITDIDALAHSIRQAVECVVLATDSRAAGSVYLGLSGSVLVTQTSIGTVAAATAGVVTGADVERACQAAVFSVADHEYEVLHVFPAREDVTQAGAALAVETHIISAPKATLAELSRVLSRSGIQLNGIVASGIIAAEGMNTELPGQPTNFIFIDIGAGVADISLYVKGRLRSSAALPLGGDYITSDLMQGLSVNRAHAEEIKRYYSRLSPDLRNQGVVLDCNDYGTVDKHIPFDFLYDIIESRVEEIVTLVYGYLKPLQAEYLTKPGQTFETVYLTGGCGAMPSMGACVAKFFQLPTTTVTPEGLSAEYVHPANTVCYGILKHGARITENEPVGGHSAWNTLVHKAKKLLKFDRY; encoded by the coding sequence ATGGATAAAAAAAATATATTAGCTATTGATGTTGGCACAGGTATGGTCAAAGTTTTGGCCGGCAGGCAAGAAGCAAATGGCCGGATACAACTTTTCGGCAGCGGTGCTGCTCCCACGGCGGGGTTTGCCAAAGGTGTGATCACTGACATCGATGCTTTGGCCCATTCTATCAGACAAGCGGTAGAATGTGTTGTTTTGGCAACTGACAGCCGGGCTGCCGGTTCTGTTTATTTAGGTCTTAGCGGCTCGGTGCTTGTTACGCAAACTAGTATAGGTACTGTGGCGGCGGCCACAGCCGGGGTTGTTACCGGCGCTGATGTGGAGCGGGCTTGCCAAGCCGCTGTGTTTTCGGTGGCTGATCATGAATATGAGGTGCTGCATGTTTTTCCGGCCAGGGAGGATGTCACCCAGGCGGGGGCAGCGCTGGCCGTGGAAACTCATATTATATCGGCTCCCAAAGCTACCTTGGCGGAGCTTAGCCGCGTTCTGAGCAGGAGCGGCATTCAACTGAATGGAATTGTTGCCAGCGGCATTATAGCGGCCGAGGGTATGAATACTGAATTACCAGGACAGCCTACTAACTTTATATTTATCGATATTGGGGCAGGAGTTGCCGATATTTCGCTGTATGTGAAAGGACGCCTGCGTTCATCAGCCGCATTACCGCTGGGTGGTGACTATATAACCAGTGATTTAATGCAGGGGTTGAGCGTGAACCGGGCCCATGCCGAGGAAATTAAACGCTATTACTCGCGACTTTCTCCTGATTTACGAAATCAGGGGGTGGTTTTGGATTGCAACGACTACGGGACGGTTGATAAACATATTCCTTTTGATTTTTTATATGATATTATTGAAAGCAGGGTAGAAGAAATTGTTACTTTAGTGTATGGTTATCTTAAACCACTGCAGGCCGAATATTTAACAAAACCGGGACAAACTTTCGAAACTGTTTACTTAACTGGTGGTTGCGGAGCGATGCCTAGTATGGGGGCTTGTGTGGCCAAGTTTTTTCAATTACCTACCACTACGGTAACACCGGAAGGTTTGTCTGCTGAATACGTGCACCCTGCTAATACCGTATGTTATGGAATTCTAAAGCACGGTGCCAGAATTACGGAAAATGAGCCGGTTGGCGGGCATAGTGCCTGGAACACATTGGTTCATAAAGCTAAAAAATTATTGAAATTTGATCGATATTAA
- a CDS encoding sigma-E processing peptidase SpoIIGA, whose product MNSVILVLTAYAAGISFSWKRILPAAFLGGIYSLVGIFPQMFMLYTIPGKLLASVLIILLAFGRRSLKLTLTLIGIFFVISFILGGAVLGWLYFAQTGATPGAGQLITLSWRHLLIGTVIAVTLIGLIVKQMLGRMYRRQTFYQAKIEYDGRSAEITGMLDTGNGLFSLLGHKPVVLLNRQASLSLLSLQAAAYLNNNTPETWLTNLDQCLDTAWLSRVEVIPYQSVGSRSVLLGFRPDHITVMTECGPARTANVLIGVYGGVFAGGSDCQALLHPALITGVNTTKEAGICALPGQ is encoded by the coding sequence ATGAATAGTGTTATTTTAGTGTTAACAGCTTATGCGGCAGGTATTTCATTCAGTTGGAAACGAATATTACCGGCAGCTTTCCTGGGCGGAATATATTCCCTGGTCGGGATTTTTCCGCAGATGTTTATGTTGTATACAATCCCGGGAAAGTTGTTGGCTTCAGTGCTCATTATCCTACTGGCTTTTGGTCGCAGGTCCTTAAAGCTAACACTAACACTTATCGGCATTTTTTTTGTCATCTCTTTTATTTTAGGCGGCGCGGTATTGGGCTGGCTTTACTTTGCCCAAACCGGAGCGACGCCCGGGGCCGGTCAGCTGATTACATTGTCCTGGCGTCATTTGCTAATAGGCACTGTCATCGCTGTAACCCTGATTGGGCTTATCGTTAAGCAAATGCTTGGCAGAATGTATCGCCGGCAGACTTTTTATCAGGCAAAAATCGAGTATGACGGGCGTTCGGCTGAAATCACCGGGATGCTGGATACCGGTAATGGGCTTTTTTCGTTGCTGGGGCATAAACCTGTTGTTCTGTTAAACCGGCAGGCGTCACTTTCCCTGCTTAGCTTGCAGGCAGCGGCATATTTAAACAATAATACTCCGGAGACGTGGCTGACTAATCTTGATCAATGCTTGGATACCGCCTGGCTGTCCCGGGTGGAGGTTATTCCTTATCAGTCTGTCGGCAGCCGGAGTGTATTACTGGGATTCAGACCGGACCATATCACCGTAATGACCGAGTGTGGCCCGGCTCGGACCGCTAATGTGCTTATCGGCGTTTATGGCGGTGTTTTTGCCGGCGGCAGCGACTGTCAGGCGCTTTTACACCCTGCGCTAATAACCGGGGTAAATACGACAAAGGAGGCAGGGATATGCGCATTACCTGGCCAATAG
- a CDS encoding cell division protein FtsQ/DivIB produces the protein MQTAERLKAARQRRNSTFAALLAALASLIAFFLFVNSPYFIVGTVLVEGNKYITVEDVLQVAGVPEQVNIFRLKTADIKDRLLSDLRVAEVKVDRRFPATISIQVTERQPLAFVASQYGFVEIDRQGMVLAAFKNLKEVKVPVITGVRLGNVYVGDQVNNPGLASVLTYLAALDELTLNQLSEVNIKSPDELVAYTTHSIGIRVGDNQRLAEKAMLTGEILQEIATKKLAVEYIDLNYKSPIIKLRDR, from the coding sequence ATGCAGACGGCAGAACGCTTAAAGGCAGCCAGGCAGCGGCGTAATTCGACATTTGCAGCCTTGTTGGCGGCTTTGGCATCGCTGATAGCATTTTTTTTATTTGTTAATTCGCCTTATTTTATTGTAGGGACAGTACTTGTTGAAGGTAATAAGTATATTACGGTTGAAGATGTTTTACAGGTTGCCGGTGTCCCTGAACAAGTAAATATTTTTAGATTAAAAACGGCAGATATAAAAGACCGTTTGCTGAGTGACCTGCGGGTAGCTGAGGTTAAGGTGGACAGACGTTTTCCGGCTACTATATCCATCCAGGTCACAGAACGCCAGCCGCTGGCTTTTGTGGCCAGCCAGTATGGTTTTGTCGAAATTGACCGGCAAGGCATGGTACTGGCTGCTTTTAAAAACCTTAAAGAGGTAAAAGTCCCTGTTATTACCGGGGTTCGTTTAGGCAATGTATATGTGGGCGACCAGGTAAACAATCCCGGTCTTGCCAGTGTCCTGACCTATCTTGCGGCCTTGGATGAATTAACTCTCAATCAACTGTCAGAGGTAAATATTAAGTCGCCGGACGAGCTTGTTGCCTATACAACACATTCCATAGGCATACGGGTTGGTGACAACCAGCGCCTGGCGGAAAAAGCTATGCTTACCGGTGAGATTTTACAGGAGATTGCAACCAAGAAACTGGCTGTCGAATATATAGATCTTAACTATAAATCACCGATTATTAAGCTGCGTGACAGATGA
- the ftsZ gene encoding cell division protein FtsZ — protein MLEFDMDLDQFASIKVIGVGGGGNNAVNRMIGAGLQGVEFITINTDAQALLGSEAAYRIQIGEKLTKGLGAGANPEIGEKAAQESREDIIKVLKGADMVFITAGMGGGTGTGAAPVVAECAREVGALTVGVVTKPFTFEGRKRQLQAERGTAKLKEKVDTLITIPNDRLLQVVDKRTSILDAFKIVDDVLRQGVQGISDLIAVPALINLDFADVKTIMSDAGSALMGIGFGTGDNRSIAAVEAAIRSPLLEMSIDGAKGVLLNFTGGPNTTLFEVNEAADIIAKAADPEATIIFGATIDERFEDQVRVTVIATGFDPKPLIKTNEGRHESPVIEPFKGRDLDIPAWMRR, from the coding sequence ATGCTGGAATTTGATATGGATTTAGATCAATTTGCTTCGATAAAAGTCATTGGCGTAGGCGGTGGCGGCAATAATGCGGTAAACCGTATGATTGGGGCCGGCCTGCAGGGCGTTGAATTTATTACTATTAATACCGATGCCCAGGCCTTACTTGGCTCCGAGGCTGCCTATCGTATTCAAATTGGTGAAAAGCTGACCAAAGGTCTCGGGGCTGGGGCTAATCCCGAGATTGGTGAGAAAGCGGCGCAGGAGAGCAGGGAAGATATCATAAAAGTGCTTAAGGGTGCCGACATGGTATTTATCACAGCCGGTATGGGCGGCGGTACCGGTACAGGTGCTGCGCCGGTGGTGGCTGAATGTGCCAGGGAAGTAGGCGCACTTACGGTTGGCGTTGTCACCAAGCCGTTTACTTTTGAAGGGCGTAAGCGTCAGTTGCAGGCAGAACGCGGGACTGCCAAGCTTAAGGAAAAGGTAGATACGCTGATTACTATTCCTAATGACCGCTTGTTGCAGGTAGTTGATAAACGGACTTCGATTTTGGATGCATTCAAAATCGTTGACGATGTATTGCGCCAGGGTGTGCAGGGTATATCTGATCTTATTGCTGTGCCGGCGCTGATAAATCTTGATTTTGCTGACGTAAAGACCATTATGAGCGACGCCGGTTCAGCCCTGATGGGCATCGGTTTTGGCACCGGTGATAATCGTTCGATTGCAGCCGTTGAAGCCGCTATCAGAAGCCCGCTGCTGGAAATGTCAATTGATGGTGCCAAGGGGGTATTACTGAACTTTACCGGCGGCCCCAATACTACGTTATTTGAGGTTAATGAAGCAGCCGATATTATTGCCAAGGCTGCTGATCCGGAAGCAACCATTATTTTTGGGGCAACTATTGATGAGCGTTTTGAGGATCAGGTGCGGGTAACCGTTATTGCTACTGGTTTTGATCCTAAACCGTTAATAAAAACAAACGAGGGCCGGCATGAAAGTCCGGTGATCGAGCCTTTTAAAGGTCGTGATTTAGATATCCCGGCTTGGATGCGCCGTTAA